In the Lampris incognitus isolate fLamInc1 chromosome 11, fLamInc1.hap2, whole genome shotgun sequence genome, one interval contains:
- the fgf9 gene encoding fibroblast growth factor 4 translates to MPIDQGSHLQSLWKMHMRDSKLKGQAGSQPHLVKGTLKQQLLYCRVGIGYHLHILSNGSVGGVHKPTEHCMLRVFAMKRGVVGIQGVKSGLYLCMTGGGIAYGAEKFSDDCLFKENLEENHYTTYSSLSHSGMYLALSHKGQIKKGNKVSRHQPCTHFLPRRT, encoded by the exons ATGCCCATAGACCAAGGCAGCCATCTTCAGAGCCTCTGGAAGATGCACATGAGAGACTCCAAGTTGAAAGGCCAAG CAGGCTCCCAACCTCATCTGGTCAAAGGAACGCTCAAACAGCAGCTGCTTTACTGTCGCGTTGGGATCGGTTACCATCTACACATCTTATCCAACGGCTCCGTGGGAGGGGTCCATAAGCCCACTGAGCACT GCATGTTGAGAGTGTTTGCCATGAAACGCGGCGTGGTGGGCATTCAAGGAGTCAAGAGCGGCTTGTACCTCTGCATGACTGGGGGTGGTATCGCATATGGAGCA GAGAAGTTTTCCGATGATTGCCTGTTTAAGGAAAACCTGGAGGAGAACCACTACACCACCTACTCCTCGCTGTCTCATTCAGGCATGTACCTGGCTCTGTCCCACAAAGGACAGATTAAGAAGGGCAACAAGGTCTCACGTCACCAACCCTGCACTCACTTTCTGCCTCGCAGGACATGA